One window from the genome of Pedococcus badiiscoriae encodes:
- a CDS encoding ATP-binding cassette domain-containing protein, whose product MPPAVLVSDLAKRYGGVAALDGASWQAEPGAVTAVLGPNGAGKTTMVECCEGLRRPDGGQVRVLGTDPWKAGPAHRARVGVMLQDGGLPASARPLRLLRHLSSMYADPAPLEPLVRRLGIHEFAGTSVRRLSGGQRQRVALAAALVGRPEVAFLDEPSAGLDPHARLDVWELVRSLADEGAAVVLTTHSFEEAERLADHIVVVASGAVVAQGSLAEVTGGGRLEDRYFALTRRSVA is encoded by the coding sequence GTGCCACCCGCCGTCCTCGTCTCAGATCTCGCCAAGCGCTACGGCGGCGTGGCGGCGCTCGACGGCGCGTCCTGGCAGGCCGAGCCCGGCGCGGTGACCGCGGTGCTCGGACCCAACGGCGCCGGCAAGACGACGATGGTCGAGTGCTGCGAGGGGTTGCGTCGCCCTGACGGCGGGCAGGTGCGCGTCCTGGGCACCGACCCGTGGAAGGCCGGCCCCGCCCACCGGGCCCGGGTCGGCGTCATGCTCCAGGACGGCGGTCTGCCGGCCTCGGCCCGGCCGCTGCGCCTGCTGCGTCACCTCTCGTCGATGTATGCGGACCCCGCACCTCTCGAGCCCCTCGTCCGACGCCTCGGGATCCACGAGTTCGCCGGCACCTCGGTGCGCAGGCTCTCCGGCGGCCAGCGCCAGCGGGTGGCACTCGCGGCGGCCCTCGTGGGCCGTCCTGAGGTCGCCTTCCTCGACGAGCCCAGCGCCGGACTCGACCCGCATGCCCGGCTCGACGTGTGGGAGCTCGTGCGGTCCCTCGCCGACGAGGGCGCCGCGGTGGTCCTCACCACCCACTCGTTCGAGGAGGCGGAGCGGCTGGCCGACCACATCGTCGTCGTCGCGTCCGGTGCCGTGGTCGCGCAGGGCTCGCTCGCCGAGGTCACCGGCGGCGGCCGGCTCGAGGATCGGTACTTCGCCCTCACCCGCAGGTCCGTGGCATGA
- a CDS encoding heme o synthase: MTALDPTARISASPAPAPGRRSKAAAYLALTKPRIIELLLVTTVPVMFLAHKGIPSLWLIVATLVGGALSAGAANTFNCVYDRDIDAEMHRTSNRPMVTGEISPRAGLVFGVVLTVVSTVWFALVVNWLSAALSLGAIVMYAVGYTMILKRRTAQNIVWGGAAGCMPVLIGWSAVANSVSWSAVVLFLVIFFWTPPHYWPLSMKFKDDYAAAHVPMLPVVEKFVVVARQIVAYSWAMVAASLALVWVNPMGWIYLGTAIVTGVLFLLEAHRLLRVAKTGADPRVLKPMRLFHFSITYVGILFLGVAVDPLLYLPVVPR, from the coding sequence GTGACCGCACTCGATCCGACAGCCCGGATCTCTGCGTCCCCGGCCCCGGCCCCGGGACGCAGAAGCAAGGCAGCGGCATACCTCGCGCTCACCAAGCCCCGCATCATCGAGCTGCTGCTCGTCACGACGGTGCCGGTGATGTTCCTGGCGCACAAGGGGATTCCGTCGCTGTGGCTCATCGTCGCCACGCTGGTCGGCGGGGCGCTCAGCGCCGGCGCGGCCAACACCTTCAACTGTGTGTACGACCGCGACATCGACGCGGAGATGCACCGCACCAGCAACCGTCCGATGGTGACCGGGGAGATCAGCCCGCGCGCGGGCCTCGTCTTCGGAGTGGTCCTCACCGTCGTCTCGACCGTCTGGTTCGCCCTGGTCGTCAACTGGCTCTCAGCGGCCCTCTCGCTCGGCGCCATCGTCATGTATGCCGTGGGCTACACGATGATCCTCAAGAGGCGCACCGCGCAGAACATCGTCTGGGGTGGCGCGGCGGGCTGCATGCCCGTCCTCATCGGCTGGTCGGCGGTGGCGAACTCGGTGTCGTGGTCGGCCGTGGTCCTGTTCCTGGTGATCTTCTTCTGGACCCCGCCGCACTACTGGCCGCTGTCGATGAAGTTCAAGGACGACTACGCGGCGGCGCACGTGCCGATGCTCCCGGTCGTCGAGAAGTTCGTCGTGGTCGCCCGCCAGATCGTGGCCTACTCCTGGGCGATGGTCGCGGCGTCGCTGGCGTTGGTGTGGGTCAACCCGATGGGCTGGATCTACCTCGGCACCGCGATCGTCACCGGGGTGCTCTTCCTGCTCGAGGCCCACCGCCTGCTGCGGGTCGCCAAGACCGGTGCCGACCCCCGGGTGCTCAAGCCGATGCGCCTGTTCCACTTCTCCATCACGTACGTCGGCATCCTGTTCCTCGGCGTGGCCGTGGACCCGCTGCTCTACCTGCCGGTCGTCCCGCGCTGA
- the tkt gene encoding transketolase: MPTTTRSAKSQPLRKRSSALPRPVARKAGWSDLDVRAVDTVRILAADAVQKVGNGHPGTAMSLAPAAYLLFQNVMTHDPGDASWLGRDRFVLSAGHSSLTQYIQLYLSGYGLELKDLQALRTWGSLTPGHPEVHHTRGVEITTGPLGSGLASAVGMAMAQRRQRGLLDPDAAAGESPFDHHIWVIASDGDLMEGVSAEASSLAGHQELGNLTVIYDANQISIEDQTNISFSEDVAARYAAYGWDVVDVDWRGNGDGATYVENVDALFTALQKSKKAKRPTLVRLHTIIAWPAPTKQDTGKSHGSALGDAEIAATKELLGFDPTKTFEVDRAVLAHARQVVARGKAAHKAWDKTYAAWRKANADRAALLDRLVDGKLPEGLDDALPVFPADMDKGMATRAASGKVLTALAGVMPELWGGSADLAESNNTTMEGEPSFIPKAKQTRDWKGGPYGRTLHFGIRENGMGMILNGIALEGLTRPYGGTFLVFSDYMRPAVRLAAIQQLPVTYVWTHDSIGLGEDGPTHQPIEHLAALRAIPGLDVVRPADANETAAAWAQVLRNGRPAGLALTRQNLPVLDRKKYAKTTGVAKGAYVLIDGGADGKGKPDVILIATGSEVSIALEARETLERQGIPTRVVSMPCREWFEDAGKAYQNRVLPPEVRARVSVEAAVSLGWHDLVGDAGRSVSIEHFGASADYKTLYREFGFTPEAVVKAAKDSLKDAKATARNSAAATVTQTRPRAEVSPTKATDTTTKNSAATKSAASKGK; the protein is encoded by the coding sequence GTGCCCACCACCACCCGATCCGCGAAGTCCCAGCCCCTGAGGAAGCGCAGCAGTGCATTGCCCCGACCGGTGGCCAGGAAGGCCGGCTGGAGCGACCTCGACGTCCGCGCCGTGGACACCGTCCGCATTCTCGCCGCCGACGCCGTCCAGAAGGTGGGCAACGGTCACCCGGGCACCGCGATGAGCCTCGCGCCCGCCGCCTACCTGCTCTTCCAGAACGTCATGACCCACGACCCGGGCGACGCGTCATGGCTCGGTCGTGACCGGTTCGTCCTCTCCGCGGGGCACTCGAGCCTCACCCAGTACATCCAGCTCTACCTGTCCGGCTACGGCCTCGAGCTCAAGGACCTCCAGGCCCTGCGCACGTGGGGCTCGCTCACCCCCGGCCACCCCGAGGTCCACCACACGCGGGGCGTCGAGATCACCACCGGCCCGCTCGGCTCGGGCCTCGCCTCCGCGGTCGGCATGGCCATGGCACAGCGGCGCCAGCGCGGCCTGCTCGACCCCGACGCGGCCGCCGGCGAGAGCCCCTTCGACCACCACATCTGGGTCATCGCCTCCGACGGCGACCTCATGGAGGGCGTGTCCGCCGAGGCCAGCTCGCTGGCCGGCCACCAGGAGCTCGGCAACCTCACGGTCATCTACGACGCCAACCAGATCTCCATCGAGGACCAGACCAACATCTCGTTCTCCGAGGACGTGGCCGCTCGCTACGCCGCCTACGGGTGGGACGTCGTCGACGTCGACTGGCGCGGCAACGGTGACGGCGCGACCTATGTCGAGAACGTCGACGCCCTCTTCACGGCCCTCCAGAAGTCCAAGAAGGCCAAGCGTCCCACCCTCGTCCGCCTCCACACGATCATCGCGTGGCCCGCCCCCACCAAGCAGGACACCGGCAAGTCCCACGGTTCGGCGCTCGGCGATGCCGAGATCGCGGCCACCAAGGAGCTGCTCGGCTTCGACCCCACGAAGACGTTCGAGGTCGACCGGGCCGTGCTCGCCCACGCCCGCCAGGTCGTGGCCCGGGGCAAGGCCGCCCACAAGGCCTGGGACAAGACGTATGCCGCGTGGCGCAAGGCCAATGCCGACCGTGCCGCCCTGCTCGACCGGCTCGTCGACGGCAAGCTCCCCGAGGGGCTCGACGACGCCCTGCCGGTCTTCCCCGCGGACATGGACAAGGGGATGGCCACCCGCGCCGCCTCGGGCAAGGTCCTCACCGCACTGGCAGGCGTCATGCCCGAGCTCTGGGGTGGCTCCGCCGACTTGGCCGAGTCGAACAACACGACGATGGAGGGCGAGCCGTCCTTCATCCCCAAGGCCAAGCAGACCCGCGACTGGAAGGGCGGCCCCTATGGGCGCACCCTCCACTTCGGCATCCGCGAGAACGGCATGGGGATGATCCTCAACGGCATCGCGCTCGAGGGGCTGACCCGGCCGTACGGCGGCACGTTCCTCGTGTTCTCCGACTACATGCGCCCCGCCGTGCGTCTCGCGGCGATCCAGCAGCTGCCGGTCACCTACGTCTGGACGCACGACTCCATCGGCCTCGGCGAGGACGGCCCGACCCACCAGCCGATCGAGCACCTCGCGGCCCTCCGCGCGATCCCGGGTCTGGACGTCGTCCGCCCGGCCGACGCCAACGAGACCGCCGCGGCCTGGGCCCAGGTCCTGCGCAACGGCCGTCCCGCCGGGCTGGCCCTCACCCGCCAGAACCTCCCAGTGCTCGACCGGAAGAAGTACGCGAAGACCACCGGAGTCGCCAAGGGCGCCTATGTCCTCATCGACGGCGGCGCCGACGGCAAGGGCAAGCCCGATGTCATCCTCATCGCCACGGGCTCCGAGGTGTCGATCGCGCTGGAGGCCAGGGAGACCCTGGAGCGCCAGGGGATCCCCACCCGCGTCGTGTCGATGCCGTGCCGCGAGTGGTTCGAGGACGCCGGCAAGGCCTACCAGAACCGCGTGCTGCCGCCCGAGGTCCGCGCTCGCGTCAGCGTCGAGGCCGCCGTCTCGCTCGGCTGGCACGACCTGGTCGGCGACGCCGGCCGCAGCGTCAGCATCGAGCACTTCGGCGCCTCGGCCGACTACAAGACGCTCTACCGCGAGTTCGGCTTCACCCCGGAGGCCGTGGTGAAGGCCGCCAAGGACTCCCTCAAGGACGCCAAGGCGACCGCCCGCAACAGTGCCGCGGCGACCGTCACCCAGACCCGCCCGCGCGCCGAGGTCTCCCCGACCAAGGCCACCGACACCACCACCAAGAACAGCGCTGCGACCAAGAGCGCAGCCAGCAAAGGGAAGTGA
- a CDS encoding ABC transporter permease: protein MTAESTPATPATPATPAAPVAGVGSAFPAGPAGPAARVLAQARFEAVTLLRNGEQLLVAVLLPAAVLIALVHARSISLGGGRRVDLAVPGVLALCVISSAFTGQAISTGFDRRYGVLRLLGVTPLGRTGLVLAKALAVLSVIGVQVVVIGGLGLALGWEPTLRGIPAAVLSLALGTWAFVALALLLGGTLRAEGVLAVANLLWVALLALGGVVIAGTELPARFAGIVALLPSAALGDSLRAAFVEGRALPGAWLVLTVWALVATALARRFFRWSD, encoded by the coding sequence ATGACCGCCGAGTCCACGCCAGCCACGCCGGCCACGCCAGCCACCCCGGCCGCACCGGTCGCAGGGGTCGGCTCTGCCTTCCCGGCCGGACCGGCCGGACCGGCCGCCCGGGTCCTGGCGCAGGCGCGGTTCGAGGCGGTCACGCTGCTGCGCAACGGCGAGCAGCTGCTGGTGGCCGTGCTGCTGCCTGCCGCCGTTCTCATCGCCCTCGTCCACGCCCGGTCCATCTCGCTCGGTGGCGGTCGCCGGGTCGACCTCGCCGTCCCGGGAGTGCTCGCGCTGTGCGTCATCTCCTCGGCCTTCACCGGTCAGGCGATCTCGACCGGCTTCGACCGTCGCTACGGCGTGCTGCGGCTCCTCGGCGTGACCCCGCTTGGCCGCACCGGACTGGTCCTGGCCAAGGCGCTGGCGGTGCTCAGTGTCATCGGCGTGCAGGTGGTCGTCATCGGAGGGCTCGGACTGGCGCTGGGCTGGGAGCCCACGCTGCGCGGCATACCCGCGGCGGTGCTCTCCCTCGCGCTGGGGACCTGGGCCTTCGTCGCCCTGGCGCTGCTGCTCGGGGGCACCCTTCGTGCCGAGGGGGTGCTGGCCGTCGCCAACCTGTTGTGGGTGGCGCTGCTCGCCCTCGGCGGTGTCGTCATCGCCGGCACCGAGCTCCCAGCGCGGTTCGCCGGAATCGTCGCGCTGCTGCCGTCGGCGGCCCTCGGCGACAGCCTGCGGGCGGCGTTCGTCGAGGGACGGGCCCTCCCCGGGGCTTGGCTCGTCCTGACTGTCTGGGCCCTGGTCGCCACGGCGCTGGCGCGCCGGTTCTTCCGTTGGAGCGACTGA
- a CDS encoding COX15/CtaA family protein → MTAAPASPSTVAAPTASAGRVWLPTILLANLVAEVLIVVTGGLVRLTGSGLGCPTWPQCVPGSYTPVAHQAEGWHRYVEFGNRTLTSVVSIAAIATLYAVWRWCRPRRDLRVAAFVVLGGVGVQAVLGGITVRTGLSPATVSAHFLVSMCLVTAAAYLVFRAPEGGGARALAVHPLVERLGWLTCAVAAVVLLLGTVVTGSGPHSGDATQPARFGFDPRTVSWLHADAVTLFVGLVVAVWVASRLTGSSSAPGRAWAVVFAVTMAQGAVGYTQYFTGLPWVVVLVHMLLATLLVVALTRAMVRLRSTTR, encoded by the coding sequence GTGACCGCAGCACCCGCCTCGCCCTCCACCGTCGCTGCCCCGACGGCCTCTGCCGGACGGGTGTGGCTGCCCACGATCCTGCTCGCCAACCTGGTTGCCGAGGTGCTGATCGTCGTCACCGGCGGTCTCGTCCGCCTGACCGGCAGCGGGCTCGGCTGCCCCACCTGGCCGCAGTGCGTGCCCGGGTCCTACACCCCGGTGGCCCACCAGGCCGAGGGCTGGCACCGCTACGTCGAGTTCGGCAACCGCACCCTGACCAGTGTCGTGAGCATCGCCGCGATCGCGACCCTGTATGCCGTGTGGCGGTGGTGCAGGCCCCGTCGTGACCTGCGCGTGGCGGCATTCGTGGTCCTCGGCGGCGTCGGCGTCCAGGCGGTTCTGGGCGGGATCACGGTGCGTACCGGCCTGAGCCCAGCCACGGTCTCCGCCCACTTCCTCGTGTCGATGTGCCTGGTGACCGCTGCGGCATACCTCGTGTTCCGCGCCCCGGAGGGCGGGGGTGCGCGGGCCCTCGCGGTCCACCCGCTCGTCGAGAGGCTCGGGTGGCTCACCTGCGCGGTCGCCGCCGTGGTGCTGCTGCTGGGCACCGTGGTGACCGGCTCCGGACCCCACTCGGGCGACGCCACCCAGCCGGCACGGTTCGGGTTCGACCCGCGGACCGTCTCGTGGCTGCACGCCGACGCGGTCACGCTCTTCGTCGGACTGGTCGTCGCCGTCTGGGTCGCCAGCCGGCTGACGGGGTCGTCCTCGGCCCCCGGGCGGGCCTGGGCGGTGGTCTTCGCCGTGACCATGGCGCAGGGGGCGGTGGGCTACACGCAGTACTTCACCGGCCTGCCCTGGGTGGTGGTGCTCGTGCACATGCTCCTTGCAACGCTTCTCGTGGTCGCGCTCACCCGCGCCATGGTCAGGCTGCGGTCCACGACGCGCTGA